Proteins encoded within one genomic window of Micromonospora halotolerans:
- a CDS encoding NAD(P)/FAD-dependent oxidoreductase, which translates to MRTILVVGGGYAGFYTAWKLEKKLRRGEARVIVVDPRPYMTYQPFLPEVVAGSVEARHAAVSLRRHLRRTEIIAGRVTAVDHARKTVTVRPAVGREYPLAYDIIVVTAGAVTRTLAIPGVSDHAIGMKHVEEAVAIRDRLLTAFDQAATLPPGPERRRLLTVTFVGGGFSGVEGFGELLSLATALIRRYPELSLDELSFHLVEARDRILPEVTDGPGQWVVRSLTKRGGRVHLNAQLLSVRDGHVVLSTGEEFDSELIVWTVGNAANPMVHNHSDLPVNGRGMLVVRADLRVGTEDAPVPDAWGAGDDAAVPDLAAERTGVSTVPNAQHAVRQGKLLARNIVATLRGREPKRYVHHSLGTVATLGLGRGIFQFHRLVIKGFPAWLMHRGYHVLAVPTWERKVRVLAVWATAALFGRDIVSLTSVQHPREAFLAGAHAPAPAEAGAPPAGVMTGDAARS; encoded by the coding sequence GTGCGGACCATCCTGGTGGTCGGCGGCGGGTACGCCGGCTTCTACACGGCCTGGAAACTGGAGAAGAAGCTGCGCCGGGGCGAGGCGCGGGTCATCGTCGTTGACCCCCGGCCGTACATGACCTATCAGCCGTTCCTGCCCGAGGTGGTGGCCGGCTCGGTCGAGGCGCGCCACGCCGCTGTCTCACTGCGCCGGCACCTGCGGAGGACGGAGATCATCGCGGGCCGGGTGACGGCGGTCGACCACGCGCGCAAGACGGTCACGGTACGTCCGGCGGTGGGTCGGGAATATCCGCTCGCGTACGACATCATCGTCGTGACCGCCGGTGCGGTGACCCGCACCCTGGCCATCCCCGGGGTGAGCGACCACGCGATCGGCATGAAGCACGTCGAGGAGGCCGTCGCGATCCGCGACCGGTTGCTGACCGCCTTCGACCAGGCCGCGACGCTGCCGCCCGGGCCGGAGCGCCGGCGGCTGCTCACCGTGACGTTCGTCGGCGGTGGCTTCTCCGGGGTCGAGGGCTTCGGTGAGCTGCTGTCGCTGGCGACGGCGCTGATCCGGCGCTATCCCGAGCTGAGCCTGGACGAGCTGAGCTTCCACCTGGTGGAGGCACGCGACCGGATCCTGCCCGAGGTGACCGACGGGCCCGGGCAGTGGGTCGTGCGCTCGCTGACGAAGCGCGGCGGGCGGGTTCACCTGAACGCGCAGCTGCTCTCCGTGCGCGACGGTCACGTGGTGCTGTCCACCGGTGAGGAGTTCGATTCTGAGCTGATCGTCTGGACGGTCGGCAACGCTGCGAACCCGATGGTGCACAACCACAGCGACCTGCCCGTCAACGGGCGCGGGATGCTGGTGGTCCGCGCCGACCTGCGGGTCGGCACCGAGGACGCGCCGGTGCCGGACGCGTGGGGCGCCGGCGACGACGCGGCCGTCCCCGACCTCGCGGCGGAGCGGACCGGCGTCTCGACGGTGCCCAATGCCCAGCACGCGGTGCGCCAGGGCAAGCTGCTGGCCCGCAACATCGTCGCCACGCTGCGCGGGCGGGAGCCGAAGCGGTACGTGCACCACAGTCTCGGCACGGTCGCCACGCTGGGCCTCGGCCGCGGCATCTTCCAGTTTCACCGCCTGGTCATCAAGGGCTTCCCGGCCTGGCTGATGCACCGCGGCTACCACGTGCTGGCGGTGCCGACGTGGGAGCGCAAGGTCCGGGTGCTCGCGGTCTGGGCGACCGCCGCGCTGTTCGGCCGGGACATCGTCTCGCTGACCTCGGTGCAGCACCCGCGGGAGGCGTTCCTGGCCGGCGCGCACGCACCGGCACCCGCGGAGGCGGGTGCGCCGCCGGCGGGTGTCATGACCGGCGATGCCGCGCGTTCATGA
- a CDS encoding siderophore-interacting protein, producing MPRVHDDVVRRLAAACHLGDVTAIEAVLGADAVAVCDSGGRVPAPRRAVHGAAEVVRLLRALLPGTDLTVESVNGHAGLVIRQTGRAVAVIAVSCDENRAAALWIVLNPAKLRDWHRS from the coding sequence ATGCCGCGCGTTCATGACGACGTCGTACGCCGGCTTGCGGCCGCCTGCCACCTGGGCGACGTCACCGCGATCGAGGCCGTCCTCGGCGCGGACGCCGTTGCAGTGTGCGACAGCGGCGGCCGTGTGCCCGCTCCGAGACGTGCGGTGCACGGAGCGGCCGAGGTCGTCCGGCTCCTCCGTGCCCTGCTGCCCGGAACCGACCTCACCGTTGAGAGCGTCAACGGGCACGCCGGACTGGTGATCCGCCAGACCGGGCGTGCCGTGGCCGTGATCGCCGTGAGCTGCGACGAAAACCGGGCCGCAGCCCTTTGGATCGTGCTGAATCCCGCCAAACTGCGGGACTGGCACCGCAGCTGA
- a CDS encoding VOC family protein — protein MTPQSTDTAVPMMKKWLRGGLITLAALQTVASVWQYVFPRSFYDDFPTVRLDPAYNEHLVSDVGGLGLALTAMLYVAAVVLDSKVVRSALLGYLIYAATHFTYHVTHVDHFSLREALGVGTGLGIEVVLAILLLYLGRLVHRAQSAAVPSAAPVTGPASQRPPEWRNPRTEPAPDFANVPAPAEGILVTLFITVRDVARSRDFYARVLGGTVVLNENPCIVRLSNSWIIMNPGGPPTPDKPGISVVDYQPGDTTSIFLNLRVADIRACYEQWKANGAQFLTPPIDRASEIRCYLRDPDGYLIEIGQSTGLLQGKRAITHPHDPTS, from the coding sequence ATGACACCTCAATCCACCGACACCGCTGTACCGATGATGAAGAAGTGGCTGCGTGGCGGGCTGATCACCCTGGCCGCGCTGCAGACGGTTGCCTCCGTCTGGCAGTACGTGTTTCCCCGATCGTTCTACGACGACTTCCCGACGGTGCGACTCGACCCCGCGTACAACGAGCATCTGGTGTCCGACGTCGGCGGCCTCGGGCTCGCGTTGACCGCCATGCTGTACGTCGCCGCTGTGGTGCTCGACAGCAAGGTCGTTCGGTCGGCGCTGCTCGGCTACTTGATCTACGCTGCCACGCACTTCACCTACCACGTCACGCACGTCGACCACTTCTCGCTTCGGGAAGCGCTCGGAGTCGGCACCGGACTCGGCATCGAGGTGGTGCTGGCGATACTCCTGCTCTACCTCGGCCGGCTAGTGCACCGGGCCCAGTCCGCTGCGGTGCCGAGCGCTGCCCCCGTGACGGGGCCGGCGTCCCAACGCCCGCCGGAATGGCGCAATCCCAGGACAGAGCCCGCGCCGGACTTCGCCAACGTCCCGGCGCCCGCCGAGGGCATTCTGGTGACGCTGTTCATCACCGTGCGCGACGTAGCGCGGTCCCGCGACTTCTACGCCCGCGTTCTGGGCGGCACCGTCGTGCTGAACGAGAATCCCTGCATCGTCAGGCTGTCCAATTCGTGGATCATCATGAATCCGGGTGGCCCGCCCACCCCCGACAAGCCGGGAATCTCGGTGGTCGACTACCAGCCCGGCGACACCACATCGATCTTCCTGAACTTGCGGGTCGCCGACATCCGCGCCTGTTACGAGCAGTGGAAGGCGAACGGCGCGCAGTTCCTGACGCCGCCGATCGACCGCGCGTCTGAGATCCGCTGCTACCTGCGGGACCCGGACGGGTACCTCATCGAGATCGGTCAGTCCACGGGACTGTTGCAGGGCAAGCGTGCCATCACACATCCGCACGATCCCACCAGCTGA